The genomic segment GAAACTGAAATACGTTCGTAAAGAATTTTCGGTCCACCTGGTTTCCGTAATCCTTTCGAAAAGCGGCGTATCTGGGATCCTCATGACCGGAAAGGACGCGTGTAGTGAATATGAAGTAAGACAATCTCCAACCCCAGACTGTCGCCATGAAAGCAAAGATCGCTTTTCTAGTCGAGAAAGCGTCCCCGAGTAGGAAATACACGATGGCCACTGTGGAGATGCAAAGGCCCCAACCCAAATCCACGATCGCGTAATTTCGGATGAATTTTCCTATAAGCCAGAGAAGACTCATGAGAAAGAATACAACCACCCAAGCGGTAAGAATCATGGAGAGCGCTTTTTCGTACATAGTTTTACTCCGAAAATACTATTTGCGAACCAAGCGGGTCGCATTCTTCACTAAGAATAGAAAAAGAAAATACGAGAAGAAAGAGACTAACGGAACCACACAGGTCCATCCCAAAACCGCATACATAGCCGAACGGGAAAGTCCGTCCCAAAGCAGGCTTGTGTCTCCTTCGGCCAAGAGATACGCCCATTGCAAGTCCAAGTCCTTGCCAGTGATATTCGACCCTAACTGCAAGAAAGGAACGAGAAGCAAAACTTGGAAGGGATACACCGCGTAATTCGCAATCTGTATGGAGACGGGATTCAATCTAAGCAGAAACCCTAAAAGAGCGCAAAGCGCCATCGTGGTTCCGATCAAAGGAAAAACTCCGAAGGCCGCTCCTAACGCCAAGGAAAGTGCGATCTTTTTCGGGCTGGTTCCGGTTTTGAGTTCTTCCAGAATGCGATCCCGACTACGGACCCAGATGTTAGGTTTGGATTCGGTTTCTTGGGTCACGGAGAATTCAACTCTCTGTTATTGGGTCTCGTATACACTACTTGCACCACGCTGATATTTCTCATATGGAAGGCGGCCGCGCAGTATGAAAAGTAATATTTCCATTTGCGAATGAAGGACTCGCCGTAACCCATGGATCTTATCGAGGAAATATTCTCCTCCAATCCCTTTTGCCAAGCCATTAAAGTTCGATCGTAATTTCGGCCTATATCCTCCAATTCGAATAGGAACATATCGCTCGTGCGATTGATAGCACGGTTGATCCGAGCAATGGAAGGAATCAGAGAACCCGGGAAAATATGCTTCTGGATAAAATCGATTCCTTTCCGAAAGGAATCGTATCTGGAATCCGGACAGGTAATGATTTGATGAACCATGATCCCGTCTTTCTTTAATACTCGATCGCACATGGAAAAAAAGTCCTCGAAGTATTCGTGACCGACTGCTTCCAGCATTTCGACGGTAACGATCTTATCATACGATCCTTCTACCTTACGATAGTCTTCGAGCCGTACTTCGATTTTATCGGAGAGCCCGAGGCTTTCTATCTTTTCACGAGCATAAGAATACTGCTCTTCCGAAATCGTATAGGATGTGATTTTGCATCCGTATTTCCTTACGGCATATGTGGAGAATCCGGCCCAGCCCGTTCCGATTTCCAATACATGATCGGTGGGCTTTAGCCTAAGTTTTTTGCAGAGATTCTCCATCTTCGCAACCTGAGCCTCCTCCAAGCTCTGGGAAACGGATTGAAAATAAGCGCAAGAATACGTCATCGTAGGATCTAAGAACTTCTTATAAAAATCATTCCCCAGGTCGTAATGCTCTACGATATTTTTCCTACTTCCTTTCACGGAATTCCTACGAAATAGATGCAGCAATCGATTGCCTAGATTCATAAAAGCGAGATGTAGAAAATTTCTCTTGGATCCGCTAACGGAAGGAGCCTTTTCTACGTTCAAAATAAACCAAGAGATGATGGCTCGGATATCGTCCGTATCCCAATCCCCATCCATATAAGATTCCGCCAGACCTATATCTCCGAAAAGAACGAGTTTCTTAAAGAAGGCGGCGTCCTTGACTTGGATAATCGCGTGATGGAACTCCGACGACTCTATGGAATTCGGATCTCCCAAATACCTCTGACTCCCATCCGGAAAAAGAATTCGGAGAGAGCCTCGTTTCATTTCGGATAATGCGCTGAAGAATATCCGCTCGTAGATCTTGAGAGCTCCTACCCAAGAACCTGTGGAATCTTCGATTACGTTCGCCTTAACGATAGGATCGCCTTCCAAAATGTACACCTCTTTGCTGGTCCTCCCCGTCCGTTTTTCTGAGGAAAGGGAGTTTCTTTAAATAAAGGCGAAAGGCCTGCCAATGGATGAGCCCGATCACCTTCCAAGTCACGAACGGATATTTTATAAACATCCAAACGAGTCCCCAATCCGTCAGCTCCCGCATCTTTCCGGTGTATGTGGTCACCAAGATCGTTTGCCCATTTTCCAAGGCATCGATCCGCATATGCAAACCGCCGTCCGAAGGAGGATTCAAATAAAAATCAAATTCGGAATCCAATCCGATAAAGGGAGAAACGTAAAAGAACTTCGCTTCTTTCTTTCTAAACCCTTTTTCCGTTAAGGTATCTCCTCCCAGAAAATAGAGTTTCATTTCTCCGAACGTATTTCCAACCTCTGCGACTGCACAAAGCGGCACTCCTCCTTCCCCTTCCGCAAAATAGAAGGAAACCGGATTGAAGACGTAACCGAAAAGACGGAGGTTGGTGATTAGCGTTACCTTTTCTACTTTTTCTTTGACTCCTTGCGTTCTAAGGTACTCTAAAAAATTTTCCCGGATCCCCGATTTTCCGAAATCCATATGATCCCGATCCAGGAAGGAGAACATCCGAAATTTATTATTTCCAAGTAACCGAAACCTTTCCCCAAACGATTCTATTTCGTTTAGATCCAAAAGAAAGGTAAAGATCCCGTACCGAAAGGTATTCCTCTTCGGGGATTTTCGATCGTGCATCACTTTGGCCTCTATAATCTTGGAGTTCAATCCCAGACGCTCCGACCGAGTAATTTTTCGGATAAGTTTCTAGCGGACCAAAGAGCATCCTCATGAAATCCATATCGGAAATAACTTCCGCAGAAATAAATCGGCCCCTTTTCATTCAGTTCCGAGAGTCTTTCCTGAGCTTGCAAAGATCCTACATGAAAGAGAGGGTGCTCGTAACGAATCGCTCGGATAATTTTATCGGGATCCACTTTGCCGGGATCCCCTATCGATAAGTAATAATTTCCCTTACGAGAGACGTCCTGTAGACTGTTCATCCAATAAATCGTATGAGGACGGATCTCTCCATCGATCTCGTCCATTCTATAATTCCAGGACGACCAGGTCTTTTTTATCTTCGGCATGACGGAGGAATCCGTATGCAGGGTCGCTATATTCTTTTGATAAGAGAATTGAGATAGTAGTGATTTTTGCAAGACGGTCGGCTTTTTAAGAAGGGATAAGGACGTGTCCGCATGACAGGCAAGGATCACCTTATCGAATATCTCCGATTTTCCGTTTTTAAGAGTCACCTCCGCTTTTCCGGATAAGCCAAGCTCGACGGAGACCACGGGAGATCGGAGTCGAAATCGATCTAATATGGGTGCTGTAAGCCTTTTCACGTATTCTATCGAACCGCCGTGAACGGTATACCATTGGTGTTGGGTATGCAAGCCTAGAAATCCGTGATTCAGAAAGAACCGAATCAAAGAAGTCGCTGGGAACTCCAACATCAGATCCATGGGAGTGGACCATACCGCCGAGCTCATCGGTATCAAATAATAGGTCAAAAGATCCGGATGATACCCTGCTTCGTGCGTATAACGCGAGAGGGAATAATCCTTATACTTTGGATCTTCTAAAATCTTAGGAGCCTCTGAATTGAATCGATTGATATTCGAAAGAAGGCGAAGAAAACGAATGTTCAGCAAATTCTTTCTTTGAGCGAATAGTCCGTCCAAACCGGATCCGCAGAATTCCAATCCGTCCGGCACATGTTGGACGCTGAACGACATGCTCGTCTTCTTTGTCGGAACTTCTAATTCCTCGAAGAGGCGCTTTAGATTGGGATAAGTAACGTGATTGAATACGATAAAGCCGGTATCGATCGGGATGGAGCTCCCTTCTTCCTTTACGAAAACGGTATTTGTATGCCCGCCGATATAATCCCCTTTTTCATAGATCGTAAGGTCGAAATGATTCTGTAAAAAATGGGCACAGCCCATTCCCGCGATTCCTGTTCCTACGATCGCGAGCTTTTCTTTCTTTCGGGAGGTTCGATGTTCACTTTGTTTCTTAAGAGAGGGAGTTCTTTTCAAGCGAGTCTCCGAGGTCCTAGAATATCCATGAATAGACTCTGGAGACGGGTAAAGGGTTTGGAAAAAATTTTTCTAAGATCCAAAGTCCGGTCATCCCGTCCCGGATATTTCTCTGTCTCTGTGCAAATCGCTTTTCCGGATACTCTCTAGGGCCGGATCAAAAGGAGATTCCGTAAGCGAGAACTATATAGCGAAGTATCCGGAGAGAAAATACCAAAGGAACGAAGATCCAAAGTTTTTGCCGGAAAAAGCCGGACAACACCGTGATGGGGTCACCGATAAAAGGCAGAAAAGATAGAAGAAGAGCCC from the Leptospira wolffii serovar Khorat str. Khorat-H2 genome contains:
- a CDS encoding DUF2062 domain-containing protein, which gives rise to MTQETESKPNIWVRSRDRILEELKTGTSPKKIALSLALGAAFGVFPLIGTTMALCALLGFLLRLNPVSIQIANYAVYPFQVLLLVPFLQLGSNITGKDLDLQWAYLLAEGDTSLLWDGLSRSAMYAVLGWTCVVPLVSFFSYFLFLFLVKNATRLVRK
- a CDS encoding SAM-dependent methyltransferase; amino-acid sequence: MEGDPIVKANVIEDSTGSWVGALKIYERIFFSALSEMKRGSLRILFPDGSQRYLGDPNSIESSEFHHAIIQVKDAAFFKKLVLFGDIGLAESYMDGDWDTDDIRAIISWFILNVEKAPSVSGSKRNFLHLAFMNLGNRLLHLFRRNSVKGSRKNIVEHYDLGNDFYKKFLDPTMTYSCAYFQSVSQSLEEAQVAKMENLCKKLRLKPTDHVLEIGTGWAGFSTYAVRKYGCKITSYTISEEQYSYAREKIESLGLSDKIEVRLEDYRKVEGSYDKIVTVEMLEAVGHEYFEDFFSMCDRVLKKDGIMVHQIITCPDSRYDSFRKGIDFIQKHIFPGSLIPSIARINRAINRTSDMFLFELEDIGRNYDRTLMAWQKGLEENISSIRSMGYGESFIRKWKYYFSYCAAAFHMRNISVVQVVYTRPNNRELNSP
- a CDS encoding DUF1365 domain-containing protein: MGLNSKIIEAKVMHDRKSPKRNTFRYGIFTFLLDLNEIESFGERFRLLGNNKFRMFSFLDRDHMDFGKSGIRENFLEYLRTQGVKEKVEKVTLITNLRLFGYVFNPVSFYFAEGEGGVPLCAVAEVGNTFGEMKLYFLGGDTLTEKGFRKKEAKFFYVSPFIGLDSEFDFYLNPPSDGGLHMRIDALENGQTILVTTYTGKMRELTDWGLVWMFIKYPFVTWKVIGLIHWQAFRLYLKKLPFLRKTDGEDQQRGVHFGRRSYR
- a CDS encoding NAD(P)/FAD-dependent oxidoreductase, which codes for MKRTPSLKKQSEHRTSRKKEKLAIVGTGIAGMGCAHFLQNHFDLTIYEKGDYIGGHTNTVFVKEEGSSIPIDTGFIVFNHVTYPNLKRLFEELEVPTKKTSMSFSVQHVPDGLEFCGSGLDGLFAQRKNLLNIRFLRLLSNINRFNSEAPKILEDPKYKDYSLSRYTHEAGYHPDLLTYYLIPMSSAVWSTPMDLMLEFPATSLIRFFLNHGFLGLHTQHQWYTVHGGSIEYVKRLTAPILDRFRLRSPVVSVELGLSGKAEVTLKNGKSEIFDKVILACHADTSLSLLKKPTVLQKSLLSQFSYQKNIATLHTDSSVMPKIKKTWSSWNYRMDEIDGEIRPHTIYWMNSLQDVSRKGNYYLSIGDPGKVDPDKIIRAIRYEHPLFHVGSLQAQERLSELNEKGPIYFCGSYFRYGFHEDALWSARNLSEKLLGRSVWD